The sequence TTCCCCTTGAGGACAATCATCTGTTCACCATTTTCTTCAATGGTAAAATAATCCGTACTATAAGCGGAACGAACGGTAATGATAGACACATTTTCATTCGCCTTTTGGGTGAAAACCGGTGTCAATCCGTAAAACTTATAGAGCTGTGACCGGAGAGCCTGGGTGTTGCCCTGATCCGACAGCTCCAGGGTCCTGCCCCAGGCCACCAACTCGTAATAACCTGCAGTTTCGATGTCTTTGATCATTGTTTTTTCATAAAGAGACAGTTCAGGCTGTTCAGACAATTCAGGCTGTTCAGACAGTTTCGGCTGTTCTTCAACACGGCCCACATCATCCTCTCGAGAGAACAAAGGAGATGTGAGAAGAAGGAGTATGATCATGGCTGCGGAAAATGTATATTTATTCATGATCAGGGAAGAAGTTCTTTCAAAAACCGTCCTGTATAGGATTTTTTGCTTTTCGTAACTTCTTCAGGAGTTCCGGCAACTACAAGATGCCCTCCCTTATCCCCTCCTTCCGGTCCGAGATCGATCACATAATCGGCAACTTTGATCACATCCAGGTTATGTTCAATCATACATATGGTATTTTTTTTGTCCACAAGAGTCTGCAAGACCTCTAAGAGCTGTTTTACATCGGAAAAATGCAGACCTGTCGTTGGTTCATCGATGATATAAAAAGTTTTCCCTGTCTGCCTCTTAGACAATTCCAGAGAAAGTTTGACCCTTTGAGCCTCTCCTCCGGAAAGGGTGAGGGCCGATTGGCCCAGATTGATATAGCCCAGTCCTACGGATTGGAGGGTTCGGCATTTATGAGCGATACTGGGGATGGCAGAAAAGAATTCCACAGCTTCGTCGATAGAAAGCTCCAGGACTTCATGGATATTCTTCCCTTTGTAGCGGATCTCCAGAGTTTCACGGTTGAACCGTTTTCCCTTGCAAACATCACATGTGACATAAACATCGGGCAGAAAATGCATCTCAATTTTCTGTGTCCCTGCACCCTGGCAGTTTTCACAGCGTCCACCTTTTACATTAAAATAAAAACGACCTGGTTTATAACCTCTGGCTTTTGAATCAGGAAGAGATGAAAAAAGATCACGAATCGGTGTGAAAAGACCTACATATGTGGCCGGATTGGAACGGGGCGTCCTTCCTATGGCACCTTGATCGATACAGATGACCTTATCAATTTCTTCTATACCGGAAATACTTTTACACGCTCCCACACTATGTTTGGATCGATTGATCTGGTTGTTCAGTCCGGGATAGAGGATATCTGTGAGTAAAGTTGATTTTCCCGATCCGGAAACACCTGTGATAACCGTCATGGTTCCCAGGGGAATTGTTATATCGATATTTTTCAGATTATGTTCAGTGGCCCCTTTCACCACAATTGATTGACCTGTTCCCTTGCGTCTTTGTTCAGGGATTTCTATTTTGATAGCTCCGCTCAAGAATTGACCTGTAAGACTATTGGGATTACTCAAAATATCATCCAGTGTCCCTTCTGCGGTGATCCTGCCGCCGTGTATTCCCGCTCCCGGACCAATATCCACTATATAATCTGCAGTTCTCAGGGTCTGCTCATCATGCTCCACGACGATCAGGGTATTGCCTATATCCCGGAGGTGTTTCAATGTATTGATCAATCTCTCATTGTCTCGCTGATGAAGGCCTATTGTGGGTTCATCCAGAATATAAAGAACACCCACCAGGGAGGAACCAATCTGTGTTGCCAGGCGGATTCTCTGTGCCTCACCACCGGATAAGGTGGCGGCTTCACGGTGAAGGGTGAGATACTCGAGACCGACACTTTCCAAAAAACTGAGGCGGTCCCTGATTTCTTTTAAGATCTGTTCAGCAATATGCTGCTCTGTTTCGTTCAATTCCAGGGAGTTGAAAAAAGAAGTTCCTTCTTTGATGGACAAACGGGATAGATCATCAATATTCTGATCATGAACCTTTACATGGAGTGACTCTTTCCTAAGCCGTTTACCAGCACAGCTGTGGCAGGTCTTCTTTTCCATATAGTCTTCTATCCAGTCTTTCATGGAATCCGAAGAGCTTTCCCGGTATCTCCGCTTAAGATCATCGATGATGCCCTTATACTGGGAGGTGTATTCAAAACGTCCAGTTCCTTCCTTGTTTTCATAGAGGACTTCAATTTTATCATCTGTTCCGTAAAGCATGATTTCAAGTATTTTTGGATCTAGTTTATCCA comes from Oceanispirochaeta sp. and encodes:
- the uvrA gene encoding excinuclease ABC subunit UvrA, translated to MKNLIIKGAREHNLKNINLVLPRDKFIVISGLSGSGKSSLAFDTIFAEGQRRYVESLSAYARQFLGRMDKPDVDYIEGLSPAISIEQKTTHKNPRSTVGTITEIYDYLRLLFARVGIPYCPDCGILIKEQSVDQIIDAVRSKPEGSKLVILSPLVKGKKGEHRKIFEDALKSGFLRVRVDGEVLSLEEKIDLEKNKKHSIEVVVDRVKLTDETISRLTQSIETALTLSGGQVIIQDKGEETEQFFSEKNSCPNCGFSMPELQPRLFSFNNPYGACPDCSGLGLTLEFSRDKIFPDLSLSFNKHGVAPYNPKANWHRSWFEALSSFYHFSLDTPLDKLDPKILEIMLYGTDDKIEVLYENKEGTGRFEYTSQYKGIIDDLKRRYRESSSDSMKDWIEDYMEKKTCHSCAGKRLRKESLHVKVHDQNIDDLSRLSIKEGTSFFNSLELNETEQHIAEQILKEIRDRLSFLESVGLEYLTLHREAATLSGGEAQRIRLATQIGSSLVGVLYILDEPTIGLHQRDNERLINTLKHLRDIGNTLIVVEHDEQTLRTADYIVDIGPGAGIHGGRITAEGTLDDILSNPNSLTGQFLSGAIKIEIPEQRRKGTGQSIVVKGATEHNLKNIDITIPLGTMTVITGVSGSGKSTLLTDILYPGLNNQINRSKHSVGACKSISGIEEIDKVICIDQGAIGRTPRSNPATYVGLFTPIRDLFSSLPDSKARGYKPGRFYFNVKGGRCENCQGAGTQKIEMHFLPDVYVTCDVCKGKRFNRETLEIRYKGKNIHEVLELSIDEAVEFFSAIPSIAHKCRTLQSVGLGYINLGQSALTLSGGEAQRVKLSLELSKRQTGKTFYIIDEPTTGLHFSDVKQLLEVLQTLVDKKNTICMIEHNLDVIKVADYVIDLGPEGGDKGGHLVVAGTPEEVTKSKKSYTGRFLKELLP